In Romeriopsis navalis LEGE 11480, one genomic interval encodes:
- a CDS encoding HEAT repeat domain-containing protein, with protein sequence MHHRFHRSTQAMLLTFILTCGVSINSITPSQAQVVKVSPIPSVRKARLKQLLEQLRTANRQQRSRIIQEIKRMGPSSVPQLVTALDSSDPFVLSAAAQSLGHFGDDAAPAIPALLKLLNNQQRWLLPNTELPRIFPVPRLRPRTIRPKPLPPKDIGIQRRPSRRLRRQPRITAKPRLRPVKPSPVPIAKPTYYWPPRNPEQFVRVTAAATLGNIGATQRNTVQPQLQKALTDRSPWMQLTAAWALNHIGADIPTWPTYLALLEHPNAAVRQATSYTLTNPRSLTRKLIGTTTDSQIIEQFIQRLDDPDITVRDQSRNIIRKFGDQAIPALTQQLAGGSPLLKLQAIRSLGSLKASNPDTITELIAALADRRQYQPPPERFSKLPALPQLQPMRRPSHWRRSNLRRRPRLARNQLIRVEAALALGGLKPKLTPKLRQALLTGFSDDAATMRLASAWAILQLRSNSFDRRNAARILAGLMNIPDQQIASEARTLLQAIGPPAAPYLTTYWRNQLKATPSRQQATAILALGRLGPAALPAVPDLRTFLTSQNKTLRGYSATVLGNIARSLSRQSLRGNLPATDRERSIIELQQVLDIMEKPGAKFNRGPLKRVQRSLRILENNRPNYAPLQRT encoded by the coding sequence GTGGTGTCAGTATCAACAGCATTACCCCGAGCCAGGCGCAAGTCGTCAAGGTGTCGCCGATTCCGAGTGTCCGCAAAGCCCGGTTAAAACAACTACTCGAACAACTCCGCACGGCCAATCGCCAACAACGATCGCGGATTATCCAAGAAATTAAACGCATGGGGCCAAGCAGCGTTCCCCAACTGGTTACGGCACTCGATTCCAGTGATCCCTTTGTCCTGAGTGCCGCGGCTCAAAGCCTGGGGCACTTCGGCGATGATGCGGCTCCCGCCATCCCCGCCCTGCTCAAACTGCTGAATAACCAACAGCGCTGGCTGCTGCCAAACACAGAATTGCCACGCATTTTTCCTGTTCCAAGGCTACGCCCACGCACAATTCGCCCCAAGCCATTACCACCGAAAGACATTGGCATCCAGCGCCGGCCAAGCCGCCGCTTACGCCGCCAACCCCGCATCACCGCAAAGCCAAGACTGCGGCCGGTCAAACCAAGCCCAGTCCCGATCGCGAAGCCCACCTACTACTGGCCACCCCGCAATCCAGAGCAATTCGTGCGCGTCACCGCCGCCGCCACATTAGGCAACATTGGCGCAACCCAACGCAACACTGTGCAACCCCAGTTACAAAAAGCGCTAACCGATCGCAGTCCTTGGATGCAGCTCACCGCCGCCTGGGCCCTGAATCACATTGGCGCGGATATTCCGACCTGGCCCACCTATCTCGCCTTACTCGAACATCCCAACGCCGCTGTCCGACAGGCCACCAGCTATACCCTGACTAATCCGCGATCGCTCACCCGCAAACTCATCGGCACCACCACCGACAGCCAAATCATTGAACAATTTATCCAACGCCTGGATGACCCAGATATCACCGTCCGCGACCAAAGCCGCAATATTATCCGGAAGTTTGGCGATCAAGCCATCCCCGCATTGACCCAGCAACTCGCAGGTGGCAGCCCACTGCTAAAACTCCAGGCAATTCGCAGTCTAGGTAGCTTGAAGGCCAGCAATCCCGATACGATCACCGAATTAATTGCCGCCCTCGCCGATCGCCGTCAGTATCAGCCACCCCCAGAACGATTCTCCAAACTACCGGCCCTACCGCAGCTCCAGCCCATGCGACGGCCGTCGCACTGGCGACGCTCCAATCTCCGCCGCCGCCCCCGACTAGCGAGAAACCAACTGATCCGGGTCGAAGCCGCCTTGGCCCTTGGCGGCCTCAAACCCAAACTCACCCCAAAATTACGTCAAGCACTGCTGACCGGATTTAGCGATGACGCTGCAACCATGCGCCTCGCCAGTGCTTGGGCCATCCTCCAACTGCGATCGAATTCCTTCGATCGTCGGAATGCCGCCCGGATTTTGGCGGGCCTGATGAATATCCCGGACCAACAAATAGCATCAGAAGCCCGCACTTTGCTCCAAGCAATCGGCCCACCCGCCGCGCCCTATCTCACGACCTACTGGCGCAATCAACTTAAAGCAACCCCATCCCGGCAGCAAGCGACAGCCATCCTCGCCCTCGGGCGCCTAGGCCCAGCGGCGCTGCCAGCGGTGCCGGATTTACGCACTTTCCTGACCAGCCAAAATAAAACATTACGCGGCTACAGTGCCACGGTGCTCGGCAACATTGCCCGATCGCTCAGTCGGCAATCGCTGCGGGGCAATTTACCCGCGACGGATCGAGAACGGAGCATCATCGAACTGCAGCAAGTCCTCGACATCATGGAAAAACCCGGTGCGAAGTTTAACCGTGGACCACTCAAGCGCGTGCAGCGATCGCTGCGCATCCTGGAGAACAACCGGCCCAACTACGCTCCCCTCCAACGCACATAA